In Methanonatronarchaeum sp. AMET-Sl, one genomic interval encodes:
- a CDS encoding RIO1 family regulatory kinase/ATPase, which translates to MVDRFIREFGSLEKDDFRVLRGVEEGMKTRDWVPVRDVSVFSGLPVDEVEFRLGRVGGLGLVERRGMDRVRFRLSYNGYDVLALNVFVSRGVVDSLGGELGVGKEAEVYSALIDGEEVVLKFHREGKVSFRDIRRSRDYLGDREHYSKLYIAKLAAQREYKYLDRLFGEVRVPEPISWNRHLIAMEKLEGRELSRVKLDNDPQFILEIIYEEIEKAYDLGVVHGDLSEFNIHIAEDDLRIIDWPQAVQTTHPEADNYLKRDIKNITKYFEKKYQIKKDPEEIYKSITNQK; encoded by the coding sequence ATGGTTGATAGGTTTATTCGTGAGTTTGGTTCTTTGGAGAAGGATGATTTTAGGGTGTTGCGTGGTGTTGAGGAGGGGATGAAGACTAGGGATTGGGTTCCTGTTAGGGATGTTTCTGTTTTTAGTGGTTTGCCTGTGGATGAGGTTGAGTTTCGTTTGGGTAGGGTTGGTGGTTTGGGTTTGGTTGAGCGTAGAGGTATGGATCGGGTTCGTTTTCGTTTGAGTTATAATGGTTATGATGTTTTGGCTTTGAATGTTTTTGTTAGTCGTGGTGTTGTTGATTCGTTGGGTGGTGAGTTGGGGGTTGGTAAGGAGGCTGAGGTCTATAGTGCTTTGATTGATGGTGAGGAGGTTGTTTTAAAGTTCCATCGTGAGGGCAAGGTTAGTTTTAGAGATATAAGGCGTTCTAGAGATTATTTAGGAGATAGAGAGCATTATAGTAAACTTTATATCGCGAAGTTAGCTGCTCAAAGAGAGTATAAATATCTAGATCGGTTGTTTGGTGAGGTGAGGGTTCCGGAGCCAATTAGTTGGAACCGTCATTTAATTGCAATGGAGAAGTTGGAGGGCCGGGAACTAAGTCGTGTTAAATTGGATAACGACCCCCAGTTTATTTTAGAGATAATTTATGAAGAGATTGAGAAAGCATATGACCTTGGGGTTGTTCATGGAGATTTAAGTGAATTCAACATCCATATTGCTGAAGATGATTTAAGAATCATCGACTGGCCTCAAGCCGTTCAAACCACCCACCCTGAAGCAGATAACTACCTAAAAAGAGATATAAAGAACATAACAAAATATTTTGAAAAAAAATACCAAATAAAAAAAGATCCAGAAGAAATCTATAAATCAATTACAAACCAAAAATAA
- a CDS encoding DUF460 domain-containing protein, translated as MVLGWVVVVRRKYLFVGVDPGTTTGIGVLDLDGELVEVCSARDLSFNDVVEFVVDLGNVVVVATDVSPAPDFVEQLSTVLDAVLWVPDSSLKQEVKRDLVREYSCSDKHQVDALAAAIKAYKTMKSKLQRVESNIPSDINERKAKRLVLKGNSLREAIDELREPKQEDKREKEQEFDPEVNQRIRGLEKKVRELQETCRKLRREKENKEKEITELKSELARIKSKRFLHAITSREVEDKKEKINSLERELKEEKQRVQWLKNKLQDAEEIDEVRNKENITVMKKLPSFTMKKIKELEQGIGINKGDIIYIKDPSGGGSTNAERLSKVKAIAHKGKLSHPAKQKFQEKETPIIKTNQIKDHGNYVTAPKKHINQKIQKAKKQIQQQKKKQLESLKEKYGHDKDIEL; from the coding sequence TTGGTTTTGGGTTGGGTTGTTGTGGTTAGGCGTAAGTATTTGTTTGTTGGTGTGGATCCTGGTACTACGACTGGTATTGGTGTGTTGGATTTGGATGGAGAGTTGGTTGAGGTTTGTTCTGCTCGTGATTTGAGTTTTAATGATGTTGTTGAGTTTGTTGTTGATTTAGGTAATGTCGTTGTTGTTGCTACTGATGTTTCTCCAGCTCCTGATTTTGTTGAACAATTAAGTACTGTTTTAGATGCTGTTTTATGGGTCCCTGACTCCAGTTTAAAACAAGAAGTTAAAAGGGATTTGGTTAGAGAGTATAGTTGTAGTGATAAACATCAGGTTGACGCTCTTGCTGCAGCTATCAAAGCTTATAAAACTATGAAATCTAAATTGCAGCGAGTTGAAAGTAATATCCCCAGTGACATTAACGAGCGAAAAGCAAAACGACTAGTATTAAAGGGAAATAGTTTACGTGAAGCAATAGATGAACTAAGAGAACCAAAACAAGAGGATAAAAGGGAAAAGGAACAGGAGTTTGACCCTGAGGTCAATCAACGTATCCGGGGTTTGGAGAAAAAGGTCCGGGAATTGCAGGAAACCTGTAGAAAACTACGTAGAGAAAAAGAAAATAAAGAAAAAGAAATCACCGAACTAAAAAGCGAGTTAGCCCGCATCAAAAGCAAACGATTTCTACACGCAATAACCTCCAGAGAAGTAGAAGACAAAAAAGAAAAAATAAACAGTTTAGAACGAGAACTAAAAGAAGAAAAACAAAGAGTCCAATGGCTAAAAAACAAACTACAAGACGCAGAAGAAATCGATGAAGTCAGAAACAAAGAAAACATAACCGTAATGAAAAAACTCCCCTCATTCACAATGAAAAAAATCAAAGAACTCGAACAAGGAATCGGAATAAACAAAGGAGACATAATCTACATCAAAGACCCAAGCGGCGGAGGAAGCACAAACGCAGAACGCCTATCCAAAGTAAAAGCAATCGCACACAAAGGAAAACTATCACACCCAGCCAAACAAAAATTCCAAGAAAAAGAAACACCAATAATAAAAACCAACCAAATCAAAGACCACGGAAACTACGTAACAGCACCAAAAAAACACATAAACCAAAAAATCCAGAAAGCCAAAAAACAAATACAACAACAAAAGAAAAAACAACTAGAATCACTAAAAGAAAAATACGGACACGACAAAGACATAGAACTCTAA
- a CDS encoding 4Fe-4S binding protein, translating into MIEVDNELCGHCSACVGVCPENALDLVGYKVEVVGECIDCGNCEDTCPLGAIVGGV; encoded by the coding sequence ATGATTGAAGTTGACAATGAGCTCTGTGGACATTGTAGTGCTTGTGTCGGTGTTTGTCCGGAGAACGCTCTCGACTTAGTGGGGTATAAGGTCGAGGTTGTTGGTGAGTGTATCGATTGTGGTAATTGTGAGGATACTTGTCCCCTTGGTGCTATTGTGGGGGGTGTGTGA
- a CDS encoding NAD(P)/FAD-dependent oxidoreductase yields the protein MSLYDVVVVGGGPAGASAARYSSELGLDTLLVEKRQEVGTPVRCAEGVGKRVEDFIDVDEKFLSKEVVGARIHSPEGRYLEMSDEDAGDEVGYILERKIFDRELFKLAGMAGAETRLRTRATNLTRENGVVEVDLQRNGDLETVRSKIVVGADGVESRIGRFAGIPTNLKLEDIQSCAQYLITDIDVDLDYTHFYVGTDVAPGGYAWIFPKGNNKANVGLGVSPAITDKRASQHLDEFIQNNPELSQGSIIEEVYGGVPVSAPLKELTSDNVMLVGDAARQVNPITGGGIINGMEAGKMAAETAEKAINNENTTKQGLKQYEQKRQKIAKENQKYYKFKEIFQELENQKFNSLIKSLENVNIDELSVAGLVTKIAVKNPWVKDKIQQILKTP from the coding sequence GTGAGTTTGTATGATGTAGTTGTTGTTGGTGGTGGTCCTGCTGGGGCTTCTGCTGCGCGTTATTCTTCTGAACTTGGTTTGGATACTCTTTTGGTTGAGAAGCGTCAGGAAGTTGGGACTCCGGTTCGTTGTGCTGAGGGTGTTGGTAAGAGGGTTGAAGATTTTATTGATGTTGATGAGAAGTTTCTTTCTAAAGAGGTTGTTGGAGCCCGGATACATTCACCAGAAGGTCGTTATCTTGAGATGAGTGATGAGGATGCTGGTGATGAGGTTGGGTATATTCTTGAGAGAAAGATTTTCGATCGAGAGTTGTTTAAGTTAGCTGGAATGGCTGGAGCGGAAACTAGGTTAAGGACCAGGGCAACCAACCTAACTAGAGAGAATGGTGTTGTTGAAGTAGATTTACAGCGAAATGGTGATTTAGAGACAGTTCGCTCTAAAATCGTAGTTGGTGCAGATGGTGTTGAATCCCGTATCGGCCGGTTTGCAGGTATTCCAACCAACCTAAAGCTCGAGGATATACAGAGCTGTGCACAATACTTGATTACCGATATAGATGTTGACCTGGATTACACACATTTCTATGTAGGTACAGATGTAGCGCCAGGTGGTTATGCATGGATATTCCCAAAAGGCAACAACAAAGCAAACGTAGGATTAGGAGTATCCCCGGCAATAACAGATAAACGGGCCAGCCAACACCTAGATGAATTTATTCAAAACAATCCTGAGTTAAGCCAGGGCAGTATAATAGAAGAGGTATATGGTGGAGTACCCGTATCCGCACCACTCAAAGAACTTACCAGTGACAACGTAATGTTGGTTGGAGATGCAGCACGCCAAGTAAACCCAATAACCGGTGGAGGAATCATCAATGGAATGGAAGCCGGTAAAATGGCAGCAGAAACCGCAGAAAAAGCAATAAACAACGAAAACACAACAAAACAAGGCCTAAAACAATACGAACAAAAAAGACAAAAAATAGCCAAAGAAAACCAAAAATACTATAAATTCAAAGAAATCTTCCAAGAACTCGAAAACCAAAAATTCAATAGCCTAATAAAATCACTAGAAAACGTCAACATAGACGAACTCTCAGTAGCAGGTCTCGTCACAAAAATAGCAGTCAAAAACCCCTGGGTAAAAGACAAAATACAACAAATACTAAAAACACCCTAA
- the rnhB gene encoding ribonuclease HII, producing MLVVGVDEAGKGPVIGPLVVAAVIVESSGNYRETPNDFSGLGLRDSKKIDKRVRDSMERKIKEKSIDYNVVSVTAEQIDELRRVMTMNDIMVKAFTKALKPIDFDVALLDAADVNEDRFADKIQRELDSDKEFISKHGADDIYPVVSAASILAKVQRDREIKKLEKKTGRVIGTGYPHDKRTIRYIENHLKKTGDLPPNTRRSWKTATRLLKKYKQKNLSDYDD from the coding sequence ATGTTGGTTGTTGGAGTTGATGAAGCTGGTAAGGGCCCAGTAATAGGGCCGTTGGTTGTGGCCGCAGTTATAGTGGAAAGTAGTGGGAACTATCGGGAAACACCTAATGACTTTAGTGGTTTGGGTCTTAGGGATTCTAAGAAAATCGATAAAAGGGTTCGAGATTCGATGGAACGGAAAATTAAAGAAAAATCCATTGATTATAATGTTGTTTCTGTAACTGCTGAACAGATCGATGAGTTGCGGCGTGTGATGACTATGAACGACATTATGGTTAAGGCTTTTACAAAAGCCCTTAAACCAATAGATTTTGATGTTGCGTTGTTGGATGCTGCGGATGTAAATGAGGATAGGTTTGCAGATAAAATCCAGAGAGAGTTGGATAGCGATAAGGAGTTTATATCGAAACATGGAGCAGATGATATATATCCGGTTGTCTCTGCAGCCTCAATTCTAGCTAAGGTTCAGAGAGACCGGGAAATAAAAAAACTAGAAAAAAAGACGGGTCGGGTGATTGGTACTGGATATCCACATGACAAACGCACAATCAGGTATATCGAAAACCACCTAAAAAAGACAGGAGATCTACCACCTAACACTAGGAGGTCATGGAAAACAGCTACCCGCTTGCTCAAGAAATACAAACAAAAAAACCTAAGTGATTATGATGACTGA